One Bartonella tribocorum CIP 105476 genomic window carries:
- a CDS encoding DNA adenine methylase, producing the protein MDILHKEKLKSVEPISPAAAYIGGKRRLAKTIVKIIEDIPHSIYAEPFVGMGGIFFRRKLIPSTEIINDFSGDVVNFFRVLQRHYHPFIELLAFQISSRETFERLQTQNPETLTDLERALRFLYLQRLSFSGKVAERTFRVETDRCARFNPFKLEGILKLIYRRLARVIIEHLDWSDFIVRYDRPNTLFYLDPPYFGVEDYYGKDLFKREDYQTMSMLLAQLKGKFLLSLNDVPEIRKTFSQFHIKEVRTIYSCNLSNNAIPAKELIITNCDI; encoded by the coding sequence ATGGATATACTTCATAAGGAAAAATTAAAATCTGTTGAACCTATTTCACCAGCTGCTGCTTATATTGGGGGCAAAAGAAGATTAGCCAAAACCATTGTCAAAATCATTGAAGATATTCCACATAGCATTTATGCCGAGCCTTTCGTTGGTATGGGTGGAATATTCTTTAGACGGAAACTGATACCATCAACTGAAATTATCAATGATTTTTCAGGAGATGTGGTGAATTTTTTTCGGGTGTTACAACGCCATTATCACCCTTTTATAGAACTGTTAGCGTTTCAAATAAGCAGCCGTGAGACGTTTGAACGCTTACAGACACAAAATCCAGAAACGCTTACGGATTTAGAACGGGCTTTGCGGTTTTTATATTTGCAGCGTTTAAGTTTTAGTGGGAAAGTAGCAGAGCGTACGTTTAGAGTTGAGACAGACCGGTGTGCACGGTTTAATCCCTTCAAACTTGAAGGTATATTAAAGCTTATTTACCGCCGTTTAGCGAGAGTTATCATTGAACATTTAGATTGGTCTGATTTTATTGTGCGTTATGACCGGCCAAATACCTTGTTTTATCTTGATCCACCTTATTTTGGTGTTGAGGATTATTATGGCAAGGACTTGTTTAAGCGGGAGGATTACCAGACGATGTCTATGCTGCTTGCACAATTAAAGGGGAAGTTTCTTCTCTCTCTCAATGATGTGCCAGAGATTCGAAAAACCTTCAGTCAATTCCATATAAAAGAGGTAAGAACAATTTATTCCTGTAATTTGTCAAATAATGCGATTCCGGCAAAGGAACTCATCATTACCAATTGTGATATTTAG
- a CDS encoding phage late control D family protein encodes MRTHPFIEVRVGENLVHEVFYQRLLTATITDHVGNEADTFEAEFDDSGNDLEIPSSNSALHVTFGYQNSIRAFMGRFVVESVVSIGGSDGEILRLCGKSASMRKELKEQASEHFDHKTIAEIVEALAKRHGYQAKVSPQFTKQTLPYVVRTDQSAVDFLTRLADRMRARFLIKDHKFLFLSGDNLPALDIHKHDCSSWEFTLEPRTQYGTIETSYFDRAKGQQCQVKHQTGFTGPVRRLRSCYPSQEEAQAAAASESDRLCRAVGSGSLTLAGRPEIMADQPLLLQGFRKEINGSWKAATVTHRYEKQSGYTTEITFEAPNQGKEQK; translated from the coding sequence ATGCGCACACATCCTTTTATTGAGGTGAGGGTGGGGGAGAATCTTGTCCATGAGGTTTTTTACCAGCGTCTTTTAACGGCAACCATTACCGATCATGTGGGCAATGAAGCCGATACATTTGAAGCGGAGTTTGATGATAGTGGCAATGATTTAGAGATTCCCTCCAGTAACAGCGCACTCCATGTCACCTTTGGCTATCAAAACAGCATCCGTGCCTTTATGGGGCGTTTTGTTGTTGAGTCGGTGGTGAGTATTGGGGGCAGTGATGGAGAGATTTTACGCCTTTGTGGCAAAAGTGCCTCGATGCGCAAAGAACTTAAAGAACAGGCGAGTGAACATTTTGACCACAAAACCATTGCTGAGATTGTTGAGGCCCTTGCCAAACGCCATGGTTATCAAGCAAAGGTCAGTCCACAATTTACCAAACAAACCTTGCCTTATGTGGTGCGCACCGATCAATCGGCGGTTGACTTTTTAACCCGCCTTGCGGACCGCATGCGGGCGCGTTTTTTAATCAAAGACCATAAGTTTTTATTTTTAAGCGGGGATAATTTACCAGCACTCGACATCCATAAGCATGACTGTTCCAGCTGGGAATTCACCCTAGAGCCGCGCACCCAATACGGCACCATCGAAACTTCTTATTTTGATCGCGCAAAAGGGCAACAATGCCAAGTCAAGCATCAAACAGGGTTTACTGGTCCCGTACGTCGTCTGCGCAGTTGTTATCCAAGTCAAGAAGAAGCACAAGCGGCGGCTGCCTCCGAGTCGGATCGCTTATGCCGTGCTGTAGGCAGTGGCTCCTTAACTCTTGCGGGACGCCCTGAAATCATGGCGGATCAACCGCTGCTGCTTCAAGGGTTCCGTAAAGAAATTAATGGGTCATGGAAAGCCGCTACCGTCACCCACCGCTATGAAAAACAAAGCGGTTACACAACAGAAATTACCTTTGAGGCACCAAATCAAGGAAAGGAACAAAAATAG
- a CDS encoding tail protein X yields the protein MKIPEKHLVVELEDMSLDLICFQHAMAVLGDRSQVGAIKGYCEATLQANPGIAGYGALLPRGLKVILPEFLSCEKNSVVKRLWD from the coding sequence ATGAAGATACCAGAAAAGCATCTCGTGGTAGAGCTAGAGGATATGAGTCTTGATCTAATCTGCTTTCAACATGCTATGGCTGTATTAGGAGACCGTTCTCAAGTTGGAGCGATCAAAGGTTATTGTGAAGCTACTTTGCAAGCCAATCCAGGTATTGCAGGGTATGGTGCTCTGTTGCCGCGGGGCTTAAAGGTCATTCTGCCTGAATTTTTATCATGTGAAAAGAACAGCGTGGTCAAAAGGCTATGGGATTAA
- a CDS encoding phage tail protein — protein MRDPLLMLGPHLFYVDWLNFQSFEEEFSASWVCLERFGEAPGLQFTGYGNDPKTIHGVLFPEEFGDRVAIDAITRTIRAAKPVQMIRWMSDNGYSAILHGSVVITSVTKDHDYISRSGQSGRIRYAISLLPFFDGGKPQGQYQEGYDQYSQGGETP, from the coding sequence ATGAGAGATCCTTTGCTGATGTTAGGTCCACATCTCTTTTATGTAGACTGGCTTAATTTCCAATCGTTTGAGGAAGAGTTCTCTGCCTCCTGGGTTTGCTTAGAGCGTTTTGGTGAGGCTCCTGGTTTGCAATTTACCGGCTATGGCAATGATCCCAAAACCATCCACGGGGTGTTGTTTCCAGAAGAGTTTGGGGACCGGGTAGCGATAGATGCCATCACCAGAACCATTCGTGCAGCCAAGCCCGTTCAGATGATTCGTTGGATGAGTGACAACGGCTATAGTGCCATTCTCCATGGATCTGTAGTGATCACCAGTGTCACGAAAGACCATGATTACATCAGTCGCTCTGGTCAATCGGGGCGTATTCGCTATGCCATTAGCTTGTTACCGTTTTTCGATGGTGGAAAACCGCAAGGACAATACCAAGAGGGATATGATCAATATTCCCAAGGAGGAGAAACGCCATGA
- a CDS encoding phage tail tape measure protein: MDVSLVVRFVNHLQEGIASAKRDLRAFSLDVAHFQNQTRKHFKGWFDPEHLKEATAHAENAFIHARGRMVGAIAQTATLIAPLYKAMQFDQSMKGLEKVLDAPLDRLKELRRFALETSTKIPLAAREVLELMTSASQAGIGEQDLEAFSIYAAKAAVAFDMTGDQIGERFAKLRNVFKLNQEGIEDLGDAINHLSNHMAAKASEVSDFTNRATGAATMFKLTARETAAFGTAMISAGIVPESAARGFNTMSARIQAGGKHIEDAFSNIGLSRQKFMEDLEKDATGTLVRFFNVLGKSEQGMRSLIAIAGREFTGDFAKLVGNPQLLGQALDYVKDPQVFKGSVEQEADKQATGAMRQFELLQNRIVALGITIGEVLLPPLNSLMESVGGFVNGLMAWANEHPVLTGVIIKTIAALMAFNIALRVVRFTMAGTRLGLLQLMGSFIKMRVVSRTLKASWRGLVASGRSLGLMAAGLGGSALRLLRPMTLLVGALRGIAVSGAAFSASFGFIGTVIEVVGAAIASVVGGIFTPIGALIAAVVAVILASGFALWKYWDRFSSFVKGFARGITRAWGQAFEAVMRFFGADTATITKWKNIIAAAFDLSSHWQKFKQGLSSVSQSFAGLWEGVKQSFSNFWGWLKRFFVREKLTESAKAGMEQAGEDLASWIVDGFMSSISQLMDYCKSLPHRIKGWIGSIDVREFLPSFLGGKTSIQPIVQFAGASPVNSSAREPRDKDRSPITHNQNVTVHVNGARDPMATGRAVAHALQRARANALHGGTE, translated from the coding sequence ATGGATGTTTCCCTTGTTGTGCGTTTTGTTAATCATCTGCAAGAGGGGATCGCTTCTGCCAAGCGAGACTTAAGAGCCTTTAGTTTAGATGTTGCGCATTTCCAAAACCAGACACGAAAACATTTTAAAGGGTGGTTTGACCCTGAGCATCTTAAGGAAGCCACAGCCCATGCAGAAAATGCTTTTATCCATGCGCGTGGGCGCATGGTGGGGGCGATTGCGCAAACCGCAACCTTGATTGCCCCTCTTTATAAAGCCATGCAATTTGATCAATCAATGAAGGGCTTGGAAAAGGTTCTGGATGCTCCCCTTGATCGTTTAAAAGAATTGCGCCGTTTTGCTTTGGAAACCTCTACAAAGATCCCTTTGGCTGCCCGTGAAGTCTTAGAATTGATGACCAGTGCTAGCCAAGCAGGCATTGGTGAACAAGATCTCGAGGCTTTTAGCATTTATGCGGCCAAAGCGGCTGTTGCTTTTGATATGACAGGGGATCAGATTGGGGAACGCTTTGCCAAATTGCGCAATGTCTTTAAGCTTAATCAGGAAGGTATTGAAGATCTAGGGGATGCCATCAACCATCTCTCTAACCACATGGCAGCAAAGGCCAGTGAGGTGTCTGATTTTACCAATCGTGCCACCGGTGCAGCCACTATGTTTAAGTTGACAGCGCGCGAAACCGCGGCATTTGGTACAGCGATGATTTCTGCTGGGATTGTTCCAGAGAGTGCGGCGCGTGGTTTTAATACGATGAGTGCGCGCATTCAAGCAGGAGGCAAACATATTGAAGATGCCTTTAGCAATATTGGGCTCTCACGCCAGAAATTCATGGAAGATTTGGAGAAAGATGCCACCGGTACCTTGGTGCGCTTTTTTAATGTGTTGGGCAAATCTGAACAAGGGATGCGCTCTCTGATTGCCATTGCAGGGCGGGAGTTTACCGGTGATTTTGCCAAATTGGTGGGGAACCCCCAATTGTTAGGGCAAGCTTTAGATTATGTGAAAGATCCACAAGTCTTTAAAGGCTCTGTAGAACAAGAAGCCGATAAACAAGCAACCGGTGCCATGCGGCAATTTGAACTGTTGCAAAACCGTATTGTGGCTTTAGGGATCACCATTGGTGAAGTGCTCCTGCCTCCTCTCAACAGTCTCATGGAAAGTGTTGGGGGATTTGTCAATGGTTTGATGGCGTGGGCTAATGAACACCCTGTTTTAACCGGTGTGATCATCAAAACCATTGCCGCCCTGATGGCTTTTAATATTGCTTTGCGGGTTGTACGTTTTACCATGGCGGGAACCCGCCTTGGGCTTCTTCAATTGATGGGCTCTTTTATCAAGATGAGGGTTGTGAGCCGCACGCTGAAGGCAAGTTGGCGCGGATTAGTCGCTTCAGGGCGCTCATTGGGTTTAATGGCAGCAGGGCTTGGTGGGAGTGCGCTGCGTCTTCTTCGCCCCATGACTTTACTTGTGGGGGCTTTACGGGGGATAGCCGTTTCAGGTGCGGCATTTTCTGCCTCTTTTGGCTTTATTGGGACAGTAATCGAAGTGGTTGGGGCAGCTATTGCCTCTGTTGTGGGGGGGATTTTTACCCCAATAGGGGCTCTCATTGCTGCTGTTGTGGCTGTCATATTGGCTTCTGGTTTTGCTTTGTGGAAATATTGGGATCGTTTTTCTTCTTTTGTCAAAGGTTTTGCACGGGGGATAACACGGGCTTGGGGCCAAGCCTTTGAAGCCGTCATGCGCTTTTTTGGTGCCGATACGGCAACCATCACCAAATGGAAAAATATCATTGCTGCTGCTTTTGATCTCTCTTCCCATTGGCAAAAGTTTAAACAAGGACTTTCCTCTGTTTCTCAAAGCTTTGCTGGTTTGTGGGAGGGCGTTAAACAAAGCTTTTCTAATTTTTGGGGGTGGTTGAAGCGTTTTTTTGTCCGCGAAAAGCTCACAGAGAGTGCCAAGGCTGGTATGGAACAAGCCGGCGAAGATTTAGCGAGTTGGATTGTTGATGGTTTTATGTCGTCCATCTCACAATTGATGGATTATTGTAAATCTTTACCTCACCGCATAAAGGGGTGGATTGGGTCGATTGATGTAAGAGAGTTTTTGCCAAGTTTTTTGGGGGGTAAAACGTCCATCCAACCCATAGTACAATTTGCGGGGGCTTCTCCTGTAAATTCATCTGCCAGAGAACCAAGAGACAAAGACCGTTCCCCCATCACCCACAATCAAAATGTCACAGTGCATGTTAATGGGGCGCGTGACCCCATGGCCACCGGTCGTGCGGTTGCTCATGCTTTGCAACGGGCACGCGCCAATGCGCTGCATGGTGGCACAGAATGA
- a CDS encoding phage major tail tube protein — MTLRIVRGFTLIVDDDVNLHLDLETLKLPTLEEITETYQPGGSDMQIDVSGLGVKALNLQMKIRSHTPEVIGIFGGPPGLRHKFTGKKHVVSEEDGREHEHSIDVTGRLVKVDSEGLTAGKATGYDCEIKNIWDYTEFWDGSVLHRFSFKRGGWLVRNGQEIGERRRSILNL, encoded by the coding sequence ATGACTTTAAGAATTGTTCGTGGTTTTACCCTGATTGTTGATGATGATGTCAATCTCCATCTTGATCTTGAAACCCTCAAATTGCCTACGTTAGAAGAAATCACAGAAACCTATCAACCAGGGGGCTCTGATATGCAAATTGATGTGAGCGGTCTTGGTGTCAAAGCATTAAATTTGCAAATGAAAATCCGCAGCCACACCCCTGAAGTGATTGGTATCTTTGGTGGTCCTCCTGGTCTTCGTCATAAATTTACCGGCAAAAAACATGTGGTGTCTGAAGAAGATGGACGCGAGCATGAACATTCCATTGATGTGACAGGGCGGTTGGTCAAGGTGGATAGCGAAGGCTTAACGGCAGGAAAAGCCACAGGCTATGATTGCGAGATCAAAAATATTTGGGACTATACGGAATTTTGGGATGGTTCTGTTTTACACCGCTTTTCTTTTAAACGGGGCGGTTGGCTTGTGCGCAATGGACAAGAGATTGGTGAACGGCGCCGCTCTATTCTCAATTTATAG
- a CDS encoding phage tail sheath C-terminal domain-containing protein translates to MAIEFNHGIRLIEDGQASRPLEMFSQTALGAVVTAPDADNQVFPLNEPVLVFTHETDKIQKLGTRGTALDVINAVRAQGIEAQVILVRVEEKSTIAETQAEMVGSNTHLTGVHALAHARGHLGVEPGILLAPAYSAGRLDNGKNPVADALEQVAEKLQAIAVFDTGGKNTQESLAYRADFSSRFCYLIDPFVRVANREGGVSIKPASPFAAAMFIKRDKQRGGVFWSPSNQDVHGILGTARPISYFDGEIDHEANRLNKADIATFIPARLSQNGQGEVASNGRILWGNHTTSSDPLWRFVNVVRTRAALEKTIMNNLRPWANDENLTGQHVIAITRSLTSFLDDMIARGALLGGRVWFDRDLNSNSNLQLGKLRVEFDAEEVPPLEDLSFGSRRNGAYFNRLAQDIQKKMTYAFGDTLEGYRKAARSDI, encoded by the coding sequence ATGGCAATAGAATTTAATCATGGTATCCGCCTCATTGAGGATGGTCAAGCTTCTCGGCCCTTAGAGATGTTTAGCCAAACCGCCCTTGGGGCGGTTGTTACAGCCCCTGATGCTGACAACCAAGTTTTTCCCCTTAACGAGCCCGTGTTGGTCTTCACCCATGAGACAGACAAAATCCAAAAGCTTGGGACACGGGGCACAGCTCTTGATGTTATCAATGCCGTGCGCGCGCAAGGGATTGAGGCACAAGTGATCCTTGTGCGGGTGGAAGAAAAGTCAACCATTGCTGAGACACAAGCTGAAATGGTGGGATCAAATACTCACTTGACCGGTGTGCATGCCTTGGCTCATGCGCGGGGGCATTTGGGGGTGGAACCTGGAATTTTACTTGCACCAGCTTATAGTGCAGGGCGCCTTGATAATGGCAAAAACCCTGTGGCAGATGCTTTGGAACAGGTGGCAGAAAAGCTACAAGCCATTGCTGTGTTTGATACGGGGGGTAAAAATACGCAAGAAAGCCTTGCCTATCGTGCAGATTTTTCCTCACGCTTTTGTTATCTGATTGATCCCTTTGTACGGGTGGCAAATCGTGAGGGAGGTGTGAGTATAAAACCCGCAAGTCCTTTTGCCGCCGCCATGTTTATCAAACGTGACAAGCAAAGGGGCGGTGTTTTCTGGTCTCCCTCCAATCAAGATGTGCATGGTATTTTAGGGACAGCACGCCCCATTAGCTATTTTGATGGGGAAATTGATCATGAGGCAAACCGTCTCAATAAAGCCGATATTGCGACCTTTATTCCCGCGCGCCTTAGTCAAAATGGGCAGGGAGAAGTAGCTTCCAATGGGCGCATTTTATGGGGCAATCATACCACCTCCAGTGATCCGCTTTGGCGTTTTGTCAATGTGGTGCGCACCCGTGCGGCACTGGAAAAAACCATCATGAACAATTTACGCCCTTGGGCTAATGATGAGAATCTCACCGGTCAACATGTTATTGCCATTACCCGCTCTTTGACCAGCTTTCTTGATGATATGATTGCACGCGGTGCACTGCTTGGTGGGCGGGTTTGGTTTGATCGGGATTTAAATTCAAACAGCAATTTACAACTTGGCAAATTGCGGGTGGAATTTGATGCAGAAGAAGTGCCCCCTCTCGAAGATTTAAGCTTTGGCAGCCGGCGCAATGGTGCTTACTTTAATCGGCTGGCGCAAGATATCCAAAAGAAAATGACATATGCTTTTGGTGATACGCTAGAGGGGTATCGCAAAGCAGCAAGGAGTGACATATGA
- a CDS encoding Bgr_08870 family protein, whose protein sequence is MTKTKKLDMELPQEGRFISSEFPILRENLNKLDQALVAVEEKIDEKAPLQHTHTISEITDLESTLNGKMAADKTFSFADLSDIEGAKDAANNYVLYKSSNNNFTFGSAVSLLGAHQHKTEDIVGLDDFRAKINQDLTSYGRLTSPNEWKNYNKFTSKVTMSGGLELLDNSPFSLIHNGETVTSLSTTGSTLKGPLKVDGDVVYTKSEIDKLIASLVKKPVEILITESGTLPFPADVTDDTEVEIWAWGGGGSGGTGVRLKTTYNGRITYTYYGGGGGGGGQCVRVKIKGSQLRKAKNIQIGGGGKNGNGGATIIEGVLIANGGSIGSNGSGVTETVGKGGRGGYTSIKNFIFSGGDGGDGGSYSGGSSLFGGGGGGGGSNNGNGGCGGESDKGGKGGKGGHNQADAGGGGGGYFPGKDAANYNSGDGGNGAILLRFFI, encoded by the coding sequence ATGACAAAAACCAAAAAACTCGACATGGAATTGCCACAAGAAGGGCGTTTTATCAGTTCTGAATTCCCTATTTTGCGTGAAAACCTCAATAAACTTGATCAAGCGCTTGTGGCTGTTGAGGAAAAAATAGACGAAAAAGCGCCTTTACAACACACGCATACCATAAGTGAAATCACAGATCTAGAAAGCACTCTCAATGGCAAGATGGCAGCCGATAAAACTTTCTCATTTGCTGATTTAAGCGATATCGAGGGGGCAAAAGATGCAGCAAATAATTATGTTCTCTATAAATCAAGCAACAACAATTTTACCTTTGGTAGTGCTGTCTCCCTGTTAGGCGCGCACCAGCATAAAACCGAAGATATCGTGGGGCTTGATGATTTTAGAGCTAAGATTAATCAAGATCTAACAAGTTATGGGCGCCTCACAAGCCCAAATGAATGGAAAAATTACAATAAATTTACCAGCAAAGTCACCATGAGTGGTGGCTTAGAACTTTTGGATAATTCGCCGTTTAGCCTTATTCATAATGGTGAAACGGTGACAAGTTTAAGCACAACGGGAAGCACGTTGAAAGGACCGCTTAAAGTGGATGGTGATGTTGTTTATACGAAATCAGAAATAGATAAATTAATAGCTTCATTAGTCAAAAAACCGGTTGAAATTCTCATTACAGAAAGTGGTACACTTCCATTTCCCGCAGATGTCACTGATGACACAGAGGTAGAAATATGGGCATGGGGAGGTGGAGGCAGTGGAGGGACTGGAGTCCGGTTAAAAACTACTTATAACGGTCGTATCACATACACCTATTATGGTGGAGGTGGAGGCGGTGGAGGGCAATGTGTACGCGTTAAAATCAAAGGATCTCAGCTTAGAAAAGCAAAAAATATTCAAATTGGTGGTGGTGGTAAAAATGGTAATGGTGGTGCCACGATTATTGAAGGGGTTCTCATCGCCAATGGTGGGAGTATAGGCTCTAATGGTAGTGGAGTTACCGAAACAGTAGGAAAAGGAGGAAGAGGAGGTTACACAAGCATTAAAAACTTTATTTTTTCTGGCGGTGATGGTGGAGATGGCGGAAGCTACTCGGGTGGAAGTTCTCTTTTTGGAGGTGGAGGCGGCGGCGGGGGATCTAATAATGGTAATGGTGGCTGTGGTGGTGAAAGTGACAAAGGTGGTAAAGGTGGTAAAGGTGGCCATAACCAAGCTGATGCAGGTGGTGGTGGTGGCGGTTATTTTCCTGGAAAGGATGCAGCAAATTACAACAGTGGTGACGGTGGAAATGGCGCAATATTGTTGAGATTTTTTATATAG